From the genome of Spinacia oleracea cultivar Varoflay chromosome 2, BTI_SOV_V1, whole genome shotgun sequence, one region includes:
- the LOC110789741 gene encoding putative leucine-rich repeat receptor-like serine/threonine-protein kinase At2g24130 isoform X2 has product MAPLTTITLGGDSEYRTVLFEFWVLYDLIGRKAPPIWGSNTLMAFSAITYLTKLKHLNLQNNLSVSIPINIVDMISLVELHLENNHISGEVPPMLRKTQFLDLSNNIISGNLTPEILVDFSVIKYLNLSRNKLYGAIPSQLGQSSYVLDLICQAGFLPCCRNSNMKFLLEILTFADL; this is encoded by the exons ATGGCTCCTCTTACTACTATTACACTCGGCGGCGATTCTGAATACCGCACCGTTCTCTTCGAGTTTTGGGTATTATATGACCTAATTGGCCGGAAGGCACCACCTATTTGGGGAAGCAACACATTGATGGCTTTCTCTGCAAT AACATATTTGACAAAACTGAAACACCTGAATTTGCAGAACAACTTGAGTGTTTCAATACCCATCAACATTGTTGACATGATTTCCCTGGTTGAACTCCACTTAGAGAACAATCATATCAGTGGAGAGGTTCCTCCCATGCTCAGAAAAACACAGTTTTTGGATCTCTCCAACAACATAATTTCAG GTAATCTTACTCCAGAAATTCTTGTGGACTTCTCAGTCATCAAATATTTGAATTTATCAAGAAACAAATTGTATGGGGCTATTCCCTCACAACTTGGGCAATCCAGTTATGTTCTTGATCTGATCTGTCAGGCCGGATTCCTCCCGTGCTGCAGAAATTCAAACATGAAGTTTTTGTTGGAAATCTTGACCTTTGCGGACCTGTAA
- the LOC110789741 gene encoding receptor-like protein EIX2 isoform X1, which yields MAPLTTITLGGDSEYRTVLFEFWVLYDLIGRKAPPIWGSNTLMAFSAITYLTKLKHLNLQNNLSVSIPINIVDMISLVELHLENNHISGEVPPMLRKTQFLDLSNNIISGRIPPVLQKFKHEVFVGNLDLCGPVMEISCRIVEEGDVSSKQEENESQKDDIYVGLYVSIGLGFYLAFWGVCGALTLKHSWRYAYFNFVDTTFNRIYVSIAIYVARFQRNSQT from the exons ATGGCTCCTCTTACTACTATTACACTCGGCGGCGATTCTGAATACCGCACCGTTCTCTTCGAGTTTTGGGTATTATATGACCTAATTGGCCGGAAGGCACCACCTATTTGGGGAAGCAACACATTGATGGCTTTCTCTGCAAT AACATATTTGACAAAACTGAAACACCTGAATTTGCAGAACAACTTGAGTGTTTCAATACCCATCAACATTGTTGACATGATTTCCCTGGTTGAACTCCACTTAGAGAACAATCATATCAGTGGAGAGGTTCCTCCCATGCTCAGAAAAACACAGTTTTTGGATCTCTCCAACAACATAATTTCAG GCCGGATTCCTCCCGTGCTGCAGAAATTCAAACATGAAGTTTTTGTTGGAAATCTTGACCTTTGCGGACCTGTAATGGAAATCAGCTGCCGTATTGTGGAAGAAGGAGATGTCTCGTCGAAACAAGAAGAAAATGAAAGCCAAAAAGACGATATTTACGTAGGGTTGTATGTGAGTATAGGGCTTGGATTCTACCTGGCATTTTGGGGAGTTTGTGGTGCTCTTACATTGAAACATTCATGGAGATATGCCTACTTCAACTTTGTTGACACCACTTTTAACAGAATCTATGTCAGTATAGCTATTTATGTTGCTAGATTTCAGAGGAATTCGCAAACGTAG